GCCAAGGTCGAAATGGAGGGTTCTCTTAGTCACACTCCTACTAGAGAGATTTcatttatgaaggctcaacggattGTTAAGAAGGGGTGTTTGACGTATCCAACCTTTGTTAGAGATGTTAGTGCAGATACATCTATTGTAGATTCAGTTCCTGTAGTGAGGGAGTTTTCGTATGTGTTTCCGAcaaacctaccgggcatgccacccgatagggatattgattttggtattgggttGGTGACGAGCACTCAgtccatatctattccaccatattgtatggctccagctgagttgaaggaattgaaggagtagttgtaggagttgttggataagggtttcattaggacAAGTGTTTCTCGTTAGGGTGCACTAGTGTTGTttctaaagaagaaggatggattcATAAATTTGTAATGATTACAGAAAACTAAAAAatgttactatcaagaacaagtatccattttcTTATATAGATAATTTGCTTGATCAACTTCACGGTGCTAGGATGTTCTTGAAGATTCATATTGAGATCGgtttatcatcagttgaagattagggcttcagACATCACTATGATGGCTTTAGGACTCGTTAttggcattatgagttcttagtgatgtatTTTGGTATGACTAATGCCTAAcaactttcatgcatttgatgaatagtgtgttccatgcttatttggattattttaagaTTGTGTCCATtaatgatatcttggtgtattcCTGTTGTGCTGAGGAGCACAAACAATATTTGAGCATTGTGCTTCAGATTCTGAGGAAGAAGaaattgtatgctaagttctccaagtgttagttttggttggactcgatGGCATTTTTAGGTCACGTGGTGTCTAATGATGGGATCAAGTTGGATCCAAATAAGATTAAGGCAGTTTAGATTAGACCTAGACCTTCTACCGCTACATAGATTAGGTGTTTTTGGGGTTTGACTGGTTACTATCATCGCTTTGTGGAAGATTTCTCATCTATTATAACTTCtttgactaagttgactcagaagggcacTCCGTGCAGGTGGTCTTACGAGTGTGAGGACAGATTTCAAAAGCTAAGACTGATTTGACTATGTCTCTAGTTTTGGTATTATCTTCAGGATTGGGGATGTATACCATCTATTATGATGCTTTGTGCGTTAGCCTTGGTTATATGTTAatacaggatggtagggtgattacctatacatcgtgccagttgaagccccatgagaagaattatccggttcatgattTGGAGCTATAAGCTATTTTTCACACGTTCAAGATTTGTAGGCACTACTTATATGGTTTGTCTTGCGAGGTATACACTGATCATCGAAGGCTTGAGCGTCGGCTAAAGAAAATTGAATTTGAGGCAACATAAGTGGTTAGAGTTATAAAGTACTATGATATgactatcttgtatcatctggggaaggctaatgtggtagcagatgcctcgagtagaaaggcagagagtatggggagtttggcatttACTCCAGctgtagagaggcctttagctatGGATGTTAAGGCTTTAGACAATATATTGGTGAGATTTGCTATTTCTAAGCCTAGTCAAATTCATCCTTTTGTTATTGCGtagtcatccttgtttgagcacattaaggctcactagtatgatgatccccattttcttgtccttacgGATACGATGTTGCAAGTTGGTGCTAAGGAGGTGGCTATTGGTGATTATTGTGTATCGCAACTTTAGGGTAGGAtttgtgtttctaatgttgatggcttgagggagttgATTGTTGAAGAGCCTCATAGTTCATGGAATGCTATTCACCTAGGTGCTACGAAGAAGTATCACGACTTGAAGAAGCATAATTGGTGgcagaggatgaagaaggacgtTGTTGGGAATGTATCgcagtgtttgaattgtcagcaggttaagtgtgAGAATCAGAAACTAGATGGTTTTGACCCGGAGATTGGTTATACCGAAGTGGAAGTAGCAGAATTAATACAAATTTTGTTGTAGAATTGCCATGGACATTGAGGAGATTTTACGTTGTCTAAGTCATTGTGGAGAGACTGACAAAGTCTTATCATTCCGGTCATGACCTCTTACACATCAGAGAAATTGGCTCAGATCtacatcagagagattgtccgtcTCCATGGTGCACCTATTTTTATCATATAGGATCGGGGCACTGAGTTTACGACGCACCTTGGGAGAGCTGTTTAATAGAGTCGGGCATATTGGTAGAGTTGAGCACTACATTTCACCATCATATGGATAGGCATTCCGAGCGGAACATTCAATTCCTGGAGGATATATTAAGGGACTGTGTTATTGATTTCGGAGGCCAGTGGGATCAATTTTTACCATTATCAAAGTTTTCTTATATCTATAGCTACTAGACTAGTATCACAATGGCTCTATATGAGGaattgtatgggaggcggtgtcgttttctattggttggtttgagcctggagaGACTTGGTTATTGGGCACATATTTGTTTTGTGAtgcttggagaaggtgaagttgattgaGGAGTGCCTTTGTACAACACAGTCAAGGCCGAAGAGTTATGCTAataggaaggttcatgatgtggcTTTTTTGGAGGATGGGAAGGTTCTTCctagagtttcgcctatgaagggcgtgatgagatttTTGAGAAGATCAAGTCGAGTCCtcagtatattggtcctttttgATGTTTTGGAGTTAGTTCGTGAGGTGTCTTacaaacttgctttgccaccgAGCTTGTCGGGAGTTCATCTTCGGTTTCACGTTTacatgcttcggaagtattatGAAGATCATTcatatgtgttggatttcagttcagtgcagttggatgagaatctggcttatgaagaagagtcggtggccattttgaatAGGCAAGGTCGGAAGCTGAGGTCGAAATATATTGGATTAGTGAAGGTTTAGTGGTGAGGTCAACAGGTCGATAAAGTGACTtccgagaccgagcatgatatgcatagcATATTTCCTCATCTTTTTCATATTTCAGGTGAGCTTATAaaccattcgaggatgaacatttgtttaagaaggggtgAATGTAATACCCGtcggttgttttgtgtattttagCCATGTTCCCTTATTGGATGCGTCCCGTATATGTGTTTGTTATTTGTGACTTGCGGGGTCGGTTGGTTTGGCTTCGGAAAGGTTTGACAtggaattgagacacttagtctcattttgggAGCATAatttgtaagagttgaccaagatttgaatTTTGAGAAAATGGTCTCAGATTGGTAATTTTGATGGTTCAGATAggttcgtatggttattttggacataggcgtatgttcggatttggaatTTGAGGTTCCTagaggttttggctctatttagcgaaagttgacaatttgaaagtttggagaattcataggtttgaccgggagttgaattttattttatcagcATCCAGCTCGTGTTCCGATACTTTGGTTGTGATCTGGAATGTCAAAGTGTGACTCGGACGTGTTCAGCaaagttgaaatatttaaaacTTAAGAGAAAAATTTTGATTACctattcttggttttgatgttattcgtggtgTTTTGTACCCTTGGATTAATTTGGATTACGTATACGGACTTGTTGGTATCATCGGAAGGGGTCTCGGGGGGATCAGgtgtgttttggggtggtttcaaaTAATTTCCATGAGTTTTGGAGCATCAAATTTTGCTGTTGTCAAGtgtccatcgcgttcgcgaggggtgtCTACCATTCGCGATGAATGATTTGGGATGAggctttttttcttttccttcgcGTTTTAGGTTTCGCATTCGCGGAGTCTTGAAAATGGGTGGTCATCATGTTCGTGTTGTGTGGTCTCTTTCACGAAGCGTGTGAGTCAGGAGGAGGTTTGGCCTTCACGTTAGCGAAGCGGGGCTCACGTTCGTGAAGGCTTAGCGGGTTTAtacatcgcgttcgtgagaggttcttcgcgtttgcgaaggaggATTCTGGGCGAGGCTggtttgtgcttcgcaaacgtgAGGCTTTGGCGTTGTGCATGAATGGTAGTGCAGGGCAGACCACTTAAGAGACTTATTTTAGGATTTTACACATTCTCTATTATTTTGAACGCTTAGACTTCGAGAGGCGGAGATCTTGAAGAGCAAATTAACAACTACATTGGAGGTAAggaattttcactttgatttgtCTTTATATCATGATTCAACATGAATATCTACATCTAAAACTTGGAATTTCATAGTGAAAAATTGGTTTTTGTATACAGCTTAAGAGggtgaatttttgggatttgagggtcgatttggacTTGGTTTTGAAATCTAATTACATATGTGGATTCGTCAGGTTATGGGTACTCGATATCTACCTCTTGATTTTTGTTTTAGTTATGtgggcccgagttgacttttgttgacttgttGGAGTAAAGACtaaagctttattatttggaattgattcctatggctttgttttattgatttatttttGAGTATATTCAAGTCGTTTGGAGTTGGATTTTGACGATTAGGCGATCGTTGATTGATTTAAGCTTACTaggtggaggtaagtctcttgtctatccttgtaagagagaattctTCCCATAGTTGATCTATTTACTATTTCTTGCTCGATTTAGGAGCCACATATTGCAAGGTGATAAGTGTATATGTGTGGCGAGGTTTTTACCCTAATCggtattgttgacttgaattatgCTTTGTTTGGATTATGTGAGTTATTATGCATGCTTCAATTGATTCTATGACTACGTGATAATTCATAAATATGATTTAGGAGCATGTTGATGTTATGACTTCTTGATTTGGGCATAATGGCTTGTTTTTCCATGTTAAGCTTTACTATCAATCTATAGTCATATACATATTTTATTTGCTCCATGATTTGATGGTTATATTACTTAATTGGCTCATGCTAAATAATATGACTAGACTATGCATTCATAAATAGCTTAATGAGCCGTCGTGAAAAATTGATTTATATGATTAGCCATAGCCATCTTCTCACCATATGATCCTTTATCAGCATTCTTGTTGTTATTGTCTAATGCTTCCTTATTATATTGTTTCATGCACATATGTATGAGCGAAGAGTTTTTTATTGAGGAAAGTTGATGATTTTGGCACTACAGACACTTTGAGCGGACATTGATTATTGGTTATTAATCATTAATGTAATATGAACAACGCTTGGATATAGATTCATCTCTCTGAAGTCAGGTGATTACCTATGTTATTGTATGCCCTATGAGCGTATGAACTCGGGATTTTAGTGCTTCTTTGGATACGTGGCCTGTGTCAGGCACACGGTTTTGTTTTGTGAGTTGTTGAAAAGGATTCCTGAGCATGCATATATATGTTTTGACCCATATAGTGATTGAAATAAATGTTGTTGTCATGTATTATGTCTTAATGTGAAAATTACGGtatttatatattaattaatcTCCTTATTTGTAAAGCATGCCTAAAATCTATATGAACTATACTTCTTGAGCTTTTGCACTCATTTGTTTATACCATACTTTACTCTATATATTATTATCCTTTCACCTAATTATTGGACTGTTAGTCAGTATTGATGTCGACTCCTCGCCACTACTTAttcgaggctagacttgatacttattgggtaccgtgattttgtacttatactatactttcGCACAACTTTGTGCATGTTTTGAGGTTTGTAATGGTGGTGTACGTCCAGCTAAGTAGGAGATTTagaggagactttgtggtgagccgTTCTACTTGACCAATCCACAGCACATTAAGTCTCCCTCAATACTTATCTATTCAGTCTATCTACTTCTTTCAGACAAACATTGTTATTCAGTTTACATTCTCACTCTTGTTTGATGCTTGTGATagtgtgacaccggattttggcaTTGTAGATGGTTGTGGTCGTGTTTATACCATGTCTCAGATATTTATATCTATGACATTAGTTTTGAGATATGTTTTCTTAtgatatcataatttttcttataaTTATAATAGTCCGCTTTAATTAGGATTGACTGAGTGTTGGCTTGACTAGCGAGTGAGTTAAATGCCATCACGACCCttagtaggattttgggtcgtgacaaaatcatAGTAATCTGAAATAACATTTTATCATAAAGAGGCATATTCTCACAAATAATCAATAAGCTAAAGAAGGACATAATAATAAAGGTGTGGGTGTGTGCATGTCATGTGAAGCATGACTACGTCTAAATCAAGTATAACAAAAATTTCACGAATAGCCGATCTTGGCCAATTAAGAGGTCGAAATTCTAAATATGGTCACTAGCATGAAAGACAAGTTCACTTAGTCATAAAACTGATTAAAACATGAATCGTAGAAGGCACACAACCAAACAAGGCATAATAAAAGCTTAAAGTCTAATCCGGTGATGAATCATACTTAGCACCCATATATACGCTAGTCATCGTGCATATACATTGCTTCTCACATATTCCAATTAAGAAAATAAGATCatatcctaagggttattccctcGCAATAAGGTTAGTCAAGATATTTACTTTAAAAGTCAAACCAACCCTCCAAAATCACCTTTCCGTTAGAAATTACATCCAACTGTATCGAATCTAGACAAATAATACTTAAGAATGTTAAACAACATAAtatgaatcaattccaaacaataaatctTCAAACAAAAAGTCAGCAAAAGTCAACCCCATCCCACCTGGTCAAAACCGGACTTTAGGGGTAGATCAtgtttacccataaccccacaaaTCAAAATATTTTAGATTTCAAATCCAAATCAAAATCATAGTTCAAAACCTCAATTTTCACTCTCTTAAGTTATAGGCAAAACCCCTAATTTTCACTCCAAAATTCAAGGTTTTAGGTGTTAATAATCTATGTACATTCTTGGAATAAAATCACAAATGAGTAAaaatatcacgacccgaaattccaccCTTGGGACCGTGATTGTGCCTAATAttgcacttgctaggcaagacaacgttagcTAGATTATCTAGccaattttaacaattcaaaatgaAACATAAATAAAGATAAGCCGAAATAGTCTGAaatggaataataaaatacataCGACGATATCTAAACATCTCC
This sequence is a window from Nicotiana tomentosiformis chromosome 5, ASM39032v3, whole genome shotgun sequence. Protein-coding genes within it:
- the LOC138892336 gene encoding uncharacterized protein, with the protein product MTILYHLGKANVVADASSRKAESMGSLAFTPAVERPLAMDVKALDNILGRICVSNVDGLRELIVEEPHSSWNAIHLGATKKYHDLKKHNWWQRMKKDVVGNVSQCLNCQQVKCENQKLDGFDPEIGYTEVEVKLIEECLCTTQSRPKSYANRKVHDVAFLEDGKVLPRVSPMKGVMRFLRRSSRVLSILVLFDVLELVREVSYKLALPPSLSGVHLRFHVYMLRKYYEDHSYVLDFSSVQLDENLAYEEESVAILNRQGRKLRSKYIGLVKV